In Xanthomonas sp. SI, the following are encoded in one genomic region:
- a CDS encoding helix-turn-helix transcriptional regulator has product MPKPKTPATVYGMRLRSARMAMGWTQAELAERIGMVDNVSGATRVSRYETGQHDPDPATSEALAKALGLPVAYFHATSDTLAEVILLVAKLPAAKQKDALEHLRKMANSGNKR; this is encoded by the coding sequence ATGCCCAAACCCAAGACACCGGCCACGGTCTATGGCATGCGCCTGCGGAGTGCGCGGATGGCTATGGGGTGGACCCAGGCCGAACTGGCCGAGCGCATTGGGATGGTGGACAACGTCTCAGGGGCAACGCGCGTGAGCCGCTATGAAACAGGTCAGCATGACCCGGACCCAGCCACTTCTGAAGCTTTGGCCAAGGCGCTCGGCCTGCCTGTGGCTTACTTTCATGCGACGTCTGACACCCTCGCCGAGGTCATCCTGCTGGTCGCCAAGCTTCCTGCAGCAAAGCAGAAAGATGCGCTGGAACACCTCCGAAAGATGGCAAATAGCGGAAACAAGCGCTAG
- a CDS encoding DUF4365 domain-containing protein produces MNLPKSQTTGRLAELAAERAFTAWGWNVGQDHTDMGYDLFVTPDYDTYQGVRFLVQVKGTASFAEKNPSAPVFRSRLRQYATDMLPVFILRVGADSTIYWIHAQAWAVKNQKVLKGEGKGRVNFVPSQTLADRAGFERYLAAVCEPLRQWKDRLSVERDEHSLAPKGLGRTIAGQIPSPVIQDQPPTAHFSFQPVRTVENMALLRDAFYYGLPRSFDVESFNIEPPAGFPDLLKPLNLSQGKLTMKRHQSVPGHVFICSGWDYSVLSQELKVAADLFTGEKGIGITNELHLSPLDLTLRIAEENSRFKADVNLAIRAKAMYGKPLRQFHDLAPLASWADHIAAEDAMVLSLDFGGTKEELSTSIKSLSNMLPVFQRIRSLSRLHMVARALKSDFTLMDADTFSVEDFQDIDFAYELLRGSRQAISLGPMEVDPISPEACDIVNAPGALYCMTQWLFEVAGRPVGEIPLEIDMTGYVLEKMEGSNKVLISKGEGAQAWVMHEKHTDTTGRIRRNRAS; encoded by the coding sequence ATGAACCTCCCAAAGTCGCAGACGACAGGACGCCTTGCTGAGTTGGCTGCGGAACGCGCTTTCACCGCCTGGGGCTGGAACGTCGGGCAAGATCACACCGACATGGGCTATGACCTTTTCGTAACCCCTGACTACGACACCTATCAAGGCGTCCGCTTTCTGGTTCAGGTCAAGGGCACAGCGTCCTTTGCGGAGAAGAATCCCAGCGCGCCCGTTTTTCGAAGCCGCCTGCGCCAATACGCCACAGATATGCTTCCGGTGTTCATTCTCAGAGTCGGGGCCGACTCGACGATTTACTGGATTCACGCTCAGGCATGGGCTGTCAAGAATCAAAAGGTTTTGAAGGGCGAAGGCAAGGGGCGGGTCAACTTCGTCCCCTCCCAAACCCTCGCGGATAGGGCCGGCTTTGAAAGGTATCTCGCGGCAGTTTGCGAACCTCTCCGTCAATGGAAAGACCGCCTATCGGTCGAACGCGACGAGCACTCCTTAGCTCCAAAGGGCCTTGGACGGACGATTGCTGGGCAAATCCCCTCTCCCGTAATCCAGGACCAACCACCTACTGCCCATTTCTCGTTTCAACCCGTGCGAACCGTAGAGAACATGGCTCTGCTTCGGGATGCGTTCTACTACGGCCTACCTCGATCTTTCGACGTTGAAAGCTTCAACATTGAGCCGCCTGCCGGGTTCCCCGACCTTCTCAAGCCTCTGAATTTGTCGCAGGGAAAGCTGACAATGAAGCGCCACCAATCCGTGCCAGGGCACGTGTTCATCTGCTCTGGCTGGGACTATTCGGTCTTGTCGCAGGAGCTGAAAGTGGCTGCCGACCTCTTCACTGGAGAGAAAGGCATTGGCATCACAAATGAGCTCCATCTCTCGCCGCTTGATTTAACGCTGCGCATTGCTGAAGAAAACTCCCGATTCAAAGCAGACGTCAACCTGGCTATCAGGGCAAAGGCAATGTATGGAAAACCCTTGCGACAATTCCATGACCTGGCTCCGCTTGCCAGTTGGGCTGACCATATTGCCGCAGAGGATGCCATGGTCCTTTCACTGGATTTCGGTGGCACTAAAGAAGAGCTCTCGACTTCTATAAAGTCACTTTCAAACATGCTTCCGGTGTTTCAGCGCATCCGGAGCTTGAGCCGGCTGCACATGGTCGCCCGCGCGCTCAAATCCGATTTCACCTTGATGGATGCCGACACCTTTTCCGTAGAAGATTTCCAAGACATCGACTTTGCTTATGAGCTTCTTCGAGGCTCTCGGCAGGCGATCAGCCTCGGTCCCATGGAAGTCGATCCCATCAGCCCAGAAGCATGCGACATCGTGAACGCCCCTGGCGCTTTGTATTGCATGACGCAGTGGCTATTCGAGGTTGCAGGGCGGCCGGTGGGCGAAATTCCTCTCGAGATCGATATGACCGGCTATGTCCTGGAAAAGATGGAAGGAAGCAATAAGGTCCTCATCTCCAAGGGTGAAGGCGCTCAGGCTTGGGTGATGCATGAAAAGCACACCGACACAACGGGTCGTATCAGGCGTAATCGCGCCTCCTAG
- a CDS encoding DNA/RNA non-specific endonuclease, translated as MRFRIFLTLFLLTTFSAAAQAQVVTLNKGGYTLTYDCTAHTATRYEYSLNADTGSAARPSDFNLDTTLPSGCGGQTSTKSYASVRSGYDRGHLVTSNHMDYNATYIVRANLMSNIVPQVSGFNQGIWVQAENVAECYRDIKPVKVYGGVVFGDTSNDYFLSSHGIRTPEYFWKTIITTDPSTGAEKAISWIIPNETGLGSLDDYIVSIADLEELIGASNVAITASATVKNMLPNSTWALPSNCDLS; from the coding sequence ATGCGATTCCGGATCTTTCTCACTCTATTCCTGCTCACTACGTTCAGCGCTGCTGCCCAGGCCCAAGTCGTCACCCTCAACAAGGGCGGCTACACCCTGACCTACGACTGCACCGCCCACACGGCCACGCGCTACGAATACTCGCTCAACGCGGACACCGGCTCCGCGGCTCGTCCGTCCGACTTCAACCTCGACACCACCCTGCCGAGCGGCTGCGGCGGCCAAACCTCGACCAAGTCCTACGCCAGCGTGCGCTCGGGCTACGACCGCGGGCACCTGGTCACGTCCAACCACATGGACTACAACGCGACCTACATCGTTCGCGCCAACCTGATGTCCAACATCGTGCCGCAGGTGTCTGGCTTCAATCAGGGGATCTGGGTGCAGGCCGAGAACGTGGCCGAGTGCTACCGCGACATCAAGCCGGTGAAGGTCTACGGCGGCGTGGTCTTCGGCGACACGTCCAACGACTACTTCCTGTCCAGCCACGGCATCCGGACACCGGAATACTTCTGGAAGACCATCATCACCACCGACCCGAGCACGGGCGCTGAGAAGGCCATCAGCTGGATCATCCCGAACGAAACCGGCCTGGGTAGCCTGGACGACTACATCGTCTCGATCGCCGACCTGGAAGAGCTCATCGGGGCCAGCAACGTCGCCATCACGGCCTCGGCTACGGTGAAGAACATGTTGCCGAACTCGACGTGGGCGCTGCCGAGCAACTGCGATCTGAGCTGA
- a CDS encoding DUF6531 domain-containing protein: MSNPHVRLSRRIGMACLLLLVGMLVAPLSQATPQHQYGPPYTTSSSHGVATYPTVNEVVQFLESQIMALCESGPKGCVNPPTFSVSYGSGFTAAILYVNGQTDSYIEATDNVVGYPPKNAGSCNTMCSGGLGQKGDNTGPHGSSGDAALKQGGAHRGSVFEGDPINTATGNMFRQDTDYDSPTWLTLRRFYNSKTFVTSVALGKQWRHSFERTLDVMVATAPNGGSIIDARRPDGGVERFQLKSGVWTTDPDMPDTLTERRDSAGLLLGYSLAVAATQQTELYDSNGLLRSAFDRMGQTVLTLDYSDAQTPVAIAPKPNLLLHVTDAGGRALAFVYGSDSRLKTVTLPDGGALTYTYDTTGNLASVQYPDGKTRQYVYNEQTLTSKVNRPTALTGVIDEKGVRFESTGYDANGKANSSSFAGNVDATSVDYANYTQNWGVPATVTSPLGTQVYMSYTDSGYGALKPTGASVACGQQCNQPWKSLTYDANGYPASTTDFKGTVTKTTYAAGGLLTQQIEASGTTQQRTTNTTWNTSLRVPLTRTVLDAAGATAAKTAWTYNARGQQTARCQVDPSVSTAMSYSCGSAAKAPAGVRQWLTSYCDTVDGTQCPQIGLVLSQDGPRTDVADTTTYRYYLTADESGCANAGGVCHRAGDLYQVVDALGRATTYVAYDRNGRPTRTQDANGLIRDLAYTPRGWMASSTLRANADGTPSDQDQATIVAYDEVGSVSKVTDPDGTFVTYGYDAAHRLTDVTDGAGNNIHYSLDASGNRFKEDTKDASGTLKRTLSRIYNKLGQLATQATAEADPTDFGYDDNGNVQLVTDALKRKNQTDYDPLDRVKQTTQDVGGIAAKTQAEYDALDRITKVTDPKGLTTSYQYNGLGDLLKLTSPDTGVTSYTYNSAGNPATQTDARGTKTNYVFDVLGRLAKATYADKALIATYTYDASQNVCAAGETFALGRLSKLQDGSGTTQYCYDRFGRVVRKVQTTNGKAFALRYAYTKGGRLSRVTYPDGAVVDYVRNALGQATEVGVTPAGGTRQKLLSGATYYPFGPSAGWSYGNSRPLQRVLDQDYRPQAIQDSRSDGLNIGFAFDPVGNLTALTAPGNTAPVVTLSYDNLDRLTAFKDGPTGTVIDGYSYDATGNRLSAQVNGSAQTYSYPTDSHRLASVAGAARSYDAAGNTTAIDGTAREFAYDATGRLSQAKRSGTLAMEYRYNDRGEQVRRFLGTTNTYTVYDEAGHWMGDYDTNGKALQQVIWLGNLPVGVLAGTALNYVQPDHLGAPRTVIDPTRDVAIWTWDIKGEAFGNTPPNQDPDNDGTAFVFNMRSPGQRYDSATGLNQNYFRDYDTISGRYGQSDPIGLSGGINTWAYVESKPLYSYDQFGLISAGHHVFPQSIWRGLDNLSQDVRQLFDRAVVKPATRHGYSKEHAAYNRIARRAWDDFCEKAGTDLRNMSKDSAQEFLDYLGNNPELSRFNGQVESGEALTMPDETAPLPEMAEMPVPVAEPMVEPVVVEPLIFVP, translated from the coding sequence ATGTCGAACCCCCACGTTCGCCTTTCCCGCCGTATCGGCATGGCCTGCCTGTTGCTGCTTGTCGGCATGTTGGTTGCGCCGCTGAGCCAAGCGACGCCGCAACACCAATATGGTCCGCCCTATACGACCTCCTCCAGTCATGGCGTGGCGACGTATCCCACAGTCAATGAAGTCGTCCAATTTCTCGAAAGCCAGATCATGGCGCTATGCGAGTCGGGACCGAAGGGATGCGTGAATCCGCCTACCTTCTCCGTGAGCTATGGCTCTGGCTTCACAGCGGCGATTCTTTACGTCAACGGCCAGACCGATTCCTACATCGAGGCCACCGACAACGTCGTGGGTTATCCGCCCAAGAACGCGGGCAGCTGCAACACGATGTGTAGTGGCGGCCTGGGGCAGAAAGGCGACAACACCGGTCCCCATGGCAGCAGCGGCGACGCGGCTCTGAAACAGGGCGGGGCGCATCGCGGTAGCGTATTCGAGGGCGACCCGATCAACACCGCCACCGGCAACATGTTCCGCCAGGACACCGATTACGATTCGCCGACCTGGCTGACGCTGCGCCGCTTCTACAACAGCAAGACCTTCGTCACCTCGGTGGCGCTTGGCAAGCAGTGGCGCCACTCGTTCGAGCGCACCCTGGACGTGATGGTGGCCACGGCTCCCAACGGTGGAAGCATCATCGACGCACGCCGCCCGGATGGCGGTGTGGAACGGTTCCAGTTGAAGAGCGGCGTCTGGACGACGGATCCGGACATGCCCGACACCTTGACCGAGCGCCGCGACAGCGCCGGTCTGTTGCTGGGCTACTCCCTGGCGGTCGCAGCTACGCAGCAGACCGAGCTTTACGACAGCAATGGCCTGTTGCGTTCGGCGTTCGACCGGATGGGCCAGACTGTGTTGACCCTGGACTACAGCGACGCGCAGACGCCGGTCGCAATCGCGCCCAAGCCGAACCTGCTGCTGCACGTCACCGACGCAGGTGGCCGCGCACTCGCGTTCGTCTATGGCAGCGACAGCCGTCTGAAGACGGTGACCCTCCCCGATGGCGGCGCGCTGACCTATACCTACGACACCACGGGCAACCTGGCTTCCGTGCAGTATCCGGATGGCAAGACCCGCCAATACGTCTACAACGAGCAAACGCTGACGTCCAAGGTCAATCGGCCCACGGCGCTGACCGGAGTGATCGACGAGAAGGGTGTGCGCTTCGAAAGCACCGGCTACGACGCCAACGGCAAGGCCAATTCTTCGAGCTTTGCCGGCAACGTCGATGCCACCAGTGTCGACTATGCGAATTACACCCAGAACTGGGGCGTGCCGGCCACGGTGACTTCGCCGTTGGGAACCCAGGTTTACATGAGCTATACAGACAGCGGCTATGGCGCTTTGAAGCCGACCGGTGCCAGTGTGGCGTGTGGTCAACAATGCAATCAGCCGTGGAAGTCGCTGACCTATGACGCCAATGGCTACCCGGCGTCTACGACCGACTTCAAGGGCACCGTCACCAAGACGACCTACGCGGCTGGCGGCCTGCTGACCCAACAGATAGAGGCCTCGGGCACAACGCAGCAGCGCACCACCAACACCACGTGGAATACCAGCCTACGGGTGCCGCTGACCCGCACCGTGCTCGATGCAGCGGGCGCGACCGCTGCCAAGACGGCATGGACCTACAACGCACGCGGACAGCAAACCGCGCGTTGCCAGGTGGATCCGTCCGTGTCCACCGCCATGAGCTACAGCTGCGGCAGCGCGGCCAAAGCCCCAGCCGGCGTGCGGCAGTGGCTCACCAGCTACTGCGATACCGTCGATGGCACGCAGTGCCCGCAGATCGGCCTGGTGCTTAGCCAGGATGGCCCGCGCACGGATGTCGCCGACACCACGACCTATCGCTATTACCTGACCGCCGACGAATCCGGCTGCGCCAACGCTGGCGGCGTCTGCCACCGCGCCGGGGACCTGTATCAGGTGGTCGATGCGCTGGGCCGTGCCACGACCTATGTGGCTTACGACCGCAACGGCCGTCCCACCCGCACCCAGGACGCCAATGGCCTGATCCGCGACCTCGCCTACACCCCGCGCGGCTGGATGGCCTCAAGCACCCTGCGCGCGAATGCCGACGGCACGCCGTCAGATCAGGATCAGGCCACCATCGTCGCCTACGACGAGGTGGGCAGCGTCAGTAAGGTGACCGACCCCGACGGCACCTTCGTCACCTACGGCTACGACGCTGCGCATCGCTTGACCGACGTGACCGATGGCGCCGGCAACAACATCCACTACTCGCTGGATGCGTCCGGTAACCGGTTCAAGGAAGACACCAAGGACGCGTCCGGCACGCTCAAGCGCACGCTGTCGCGGATCTACAACAAGCTCGGCCAGCTGGCCACGCAGGCCACCGCCGAAGCCGACCCGACCGACTTCGGCTACGACGACAACGGCAATGTGCAGTTGGTCACCGACGCACTCAAGCGGAAGAACCAGACCGACTACGATCCGCTGGACCGGGTCAAGCAGACGACACAGGATGTGGGCGGGATCGCCGCCAAGACCCAGGCCGAATACGACGCACTGGACCGCATCACCAAGGTTACCGATCCCAAGGGCCTGACCACGAGTTACCAATACAACGGCCTGGGCGACTTGCTCAAACTGACCAGCCCCGACACCGGCGTGACCAGCTACACCTACAACAGCGCCGGCAACCCGGCCACACAAACCGATGCGCGCGGCACCAAGACCAACTACGTCTTCGACGTGCTCGGCCGTCTGGCCAAGGCGACCTACGCGGACAAGGCGCTGATCGCGACCTACACCTACGATGCCAGCCAGAACGTGTGCGCGGCCGGGGAAACATTTGCGCTGGGGCGCTTGAGCAAGCTGCAGGACGGCAGTGGCACGACCCAGTATTGCTATGACCGGTTCGGACGCGTCGTGCGCAAGGTGCAGACCACCAACGGCAAGGCGTTCGCGCTGCGCTACGCCTACACCAAGGGCGGCCGCTTGAGCCGGGTGACCTATCCGGACGGCGCGGTGGTGGACTACGTGCGCAACGCGCTGGGGCAGGCCACGGAAGTGGGCGTCACGCCTGCGGGCGGCACGCGGCAAAAGCTGCTGAGCGGCGCCACCTACTATCCGTTCGGCCCCAGCGCCGGTTGGTCTTACGGCAACAGCCGGCCACTGCAGCGCGTGCTGGACCAGGACTACCGCCCGCAGGCGATCCAGGACAGCCGCAGCGATGGCCTCAACATCGGCTTCGCCTTCGACCCGGTCGGCAATCTCACTGCGCTGACCGCTCCAGGCAACACGGCACCCGTGGTCACTTTGAGCTATGACAACCTGGACCGATTGACCGCGTTCAAGGACGGCCCGACCGGCACGGTGATCGACGGCTACAGCTACGACGCTACCGGCAACCGGCTCAGCGCTCAGGTCAACGGCAGCGCCCAGACCTACAGCTACCCGACCGACAGCCATCGCCTGGCAAGCGTGGCCGGCGCCGCGCGCAGCTACGACGCGGCAGGCAATACCACGGCCATCGACGGCACCGCACGCGAGTTCGCCTACGACGCGACCGGGCGCCTGAGCCAGGCCAAGCGCAGCGGCACGCTTGCGATGGAGTATCGCTACAACGACCGCGGCGAGCAGGTGCGACGCTTCCTCGGCACGACCAACACCTACACGGTCTACGATGAGGCCGGCCATTGGATGGGCGACTACGACACCAACGGCAAAGCGCTCCAGCAAGTCATCTGGCTCGGTAATCTGCCGGTGGGCGTGCTGGCCGGCACGGCCTTGAACTATGTGCAGCCGGACCACCTTGGCGCGCCGCGGACGGTGATCGACCCGACGCGCGACGTCGCAATTTGGACCTGGGACATCAAGGGTGAGGCGTTCGGCAACACGCCGCCGAACCAAGACCCAGACAACGACGGGACCGCGTTCGTGTTCAACATGCGCTCCCCGGGACAGCGTTACGACAGCGCCACGGGACTCAACCAGAACTATTTCCGGGATTACGACACCATCAGTGGGCGGTATGGGCAAAGCGATCCGATCGGGCTGAGTGGCGGCATCAACACTTGGGCATACGTCGAATCAAAGCCACTGTATTCTTATGACCAATTTGGCCTTATTTCCGCAGGTCATCATGTTTTCCCGCAGTCAATTTGGCGCGGTCTGGATAATCTATCTCAGGATGTCAGGCAGCTTTTTGATAGGGCTGTAGTAAAGCCGGCAACTAGGCATGGATACAGCAAAGAGCATGCTGCTTACAATCGCATTGCCCGGAGGGCGTGGGATGATTTCTGCGAGAAGGCTGGCACAGATTTGAGGAATATGTCGAAGGATTCTGCACAAGAGTTCTTGGACTACTTGGGTAACAATCCGGAACTGAGTAGGTTCAACGGTCAGGTTGAATCCGGTGAGGCGTTGACAATGCCGGATGAAACCGCGCCACTCCCGGAGATGGCAGAAATGCCGGTTCCGGTAGCTGAGCCGATGGTGGAGCCAGTGGTTGTCGAACCTTTAATTTTTGTGCCGTGA